The genome window gcaggACGCGCTATGGCTGCAGGAAATTTCCAATCTGTCCGAATGGCTGAGTTCTGGGCCTGGGCCCTGAACCTGCCCTCTTCCCCGCGCTTCCACGCCCACCCAGCCGCCACCCGGGTCGCCTGTTCTGTGTTTTTCAATAAACCTGCTCCGCACGTGCAGCTTCTGCTTCAGTGTGGGGGCGGAgtcgggggcggggccgggggccgcGCCGTCGGATGACGTCAGCCACGCTTCCGGCAGGCGCGGGATCGCGTCACTGCGGCGCGCCGCGGGTCCAGGCGCGATGGCGGCGCTGGGCGGGGACGGGTTTCGCCTGCTGTCGGTGTCGCGGCCAGAGCGGCAGCCCGAGTCGGCGGCTCTGGGCGGTCCAGGCCCCGGGCTGTGCTGCTGGGTGTCTGTGTTCTCTTGTCTCAGCCTCGCCTGCTCCTACGTGGGCAGCCTCTACGTCTGGAAGAGCGAGCTGCCCAGGTGCGGGGGCTGCGCGCGCTGCCGGAATCCGCGCCTCCGCGGGGCGGGGCTGTGGGCGGGACTTGGCGAACAGAGGGCGGGGCCGCGCCCTCAAGGGTGGCCGTGGGCCCCTTGAACTTACTGCCTCCTTCTTAGGGACCATCCTGCAGTAATAAAGCGGCGCTTCACCAGTGTCCTGGTGGTGTCAAGTCTCTCGCCCCTCTGCGTGCTACTCTGGAGGGAACTTACAGGCATCCAGGTGCGAAGGAGGCGGGGCAGAGGGCGGCGGGCGAGCGATCTCGGGACTCTAGGGGAGGGAGCCAGACTGATGCCCCctttcctgtggctcagccaGGCACATCCCTGCTCACCCTGATGGGATTCAGGCTGGAGGGCATTTTTCCAGCAGCGCTGCTGCCCCTGCTGCTGACCATGGTGAGTGCTCCTGCtgtatctttccttctctgctcTTCGTTGTTAGTGAGACCCTCCTTTTTTTCCTAATCCTTATTGTGCCCAGCTGTTGATTGATGAGAGACAAGAATTGTGAGATGGCCCAGGGCCCTCGGGTATGCATAGGTGGGAAATCCTGGCAGAAAACAGGAAGCTTGAAATCTGAGGCTGTGTCTGGACAAGGGCAGTGGATTATGAGCCTTTCCTTTGATCGCTCCTGTTTTTCTGTCCTCAGATCCTTTTCTTGGGCCCACTGATGCAGCTTTCCATGGATTGCCCCTGTGACCTGGCAGATGGCCTGAAGGTTGTCCTAGGTGAGTCCTCAGGGCCAAGGGAAAAAGTAGGCAGTCCAGGATAATGAGGAGAAGGGATCAGTGCGCTATGTTGGGACCTGAGATGTTCTGTTTCTCACCAGTAAAATGGGAACACATATCGGGTGGCCTCTAGGAGTTAGTTCCTAATGTCCAGTGAAGCCTGTAGGAACCCCTAGCAGTATTTGGGATGGACAAGAAAGCTTGTCCGTTGCTTCCCTTGACCTTGGTTTCCTAAAAGAGAGCTGGTCCTGGGCAAATTTTGATGTTTCCAGAATTTACTGTCAGGATACTTTGCCTCAGCTACTATTgcatttccctttcattttccttgAGATATTGTTTTATACTAGGTCTGATAAAGTTTGAATTTTAATCTGTTCTCCCAAGTATTTATGGCCAGGGAAggttgtgggagaggggcccTTGAGGCCTCTGGGTCACTTTGTTCAACAGCTAGTCTCTCATGGCTTGTCCTGAATCCCCTCCCTAGCCCCTCGCTCCTGGGCCCGCTGCCTCACAGACATGCGTTGGCTGCGAAACCAAGTGATTGCCCCCctgacagaggagctggtgttcCGAGCCTGTATGCTGCCCATGTTAGCACCGTGCACAGGCCTGGGCCCTGCTGTGTTCACCTGCCCACTCTTCTTTGGAGTTGGTGAGTTTGTCGTGCCTGGTCCTGTTGAGATGGTCCTAGCAAGGAACCAAGAATGGGAAATGGGGGCCAGGGGAGGGCATGTCCAGCAGGCTGGGAGGAGTGTGACCTGGTTCTCATCTTCCTCTCAGCCCATTTTCACCACATTTTTGAGCAGCTTCGTTTCCGCCAGAGCAGTGTGGGGAGCATCTTTTTGTCTGCAGGTGAGTCCTAGAGAGCTGGCCTGGGGCAGTCCTGGGTTGGGTGTGTGAGGGTGCCCCTGATAGTCACTCTGGAGGAAGAGTTGGGAACTGAGGGCTCTAGTATTGGAGGGGCTGCTGACCACGGGCTTGGGGCATAGAGAACAGCCTAGGTGTTGGGGCAGGCAGCCAGGGGAAGGGGGTGTCTCTGGCTGATGGGTGTGCAGTGCTGGGGCAGGAAGGGCATGCAGGTGTGGTCACTCGAGGCCTCCCCGTCTCCAGCGTTCCAGTTCTCCTACACAGCTGTCTTCGGTGCCTACACTGCTTTCCTCTTCATCCGCACAGGTTGGTCTCAGTCTCTCACGGGTCCCCTGGGGCTCAAGGGCCCACAAGAGTGGGTGGGAAAATGGGAATCTGTTTGTTCTAGGAGCAACAAGTTTCTTCTCCCACAGTCCTTGAGACAGGCTGAGCCAGGGTCCTCTGCCTGGTGCTGTTTGAGAGGTGGAAGCAGAGGCCGTGTGTGAGGGTGGATGGGTGGCTGTTGATCTCCTGTTTCGGGGGATGAGGGTCTTAGCCCTGGAAGGGCCTGGGGAGGTAGTGGGGCTGCTCCATGAGCttctctgtctcccctccccAGGACACCTGATTGGGCCGGTTCTCTGCCACTCCTTCTGCAATTACATGGGCTTTCCTGCCGTGTGTGCAGCCCTGGAGCATCCGCAGAGGCGGCCCCTGCTGGCAGGCTATGCCCTGGGTGTGGGACTCTTCCTGCTTCTGCTCCAGCCCCTCACGGACCCTAAGCTCTACGGCAGCCTTCCCCTTTGTGTGCTTTTGGAGCGGGCAGGGGACTCAGAGGCTCCCCTGTGCTCCTGACCCATGCTCCGTACACACTCCTATGAACTCTCACGGgcttcccagcccctcccagtCAAGGGGTACTTCAGGGGAGGAGCTGGCGGGAGGCCCCGAGAACTCAGGAATTTTTGTAGGGGATTGAAGCCAGAGCTAGTTGAATCCCAGGgaccaagagaaaggagcagacaTCCCAGGATGTGGCCCCTCCTGAAAGGGCCGAGGAGCAGCCGGGAGTGAGGGGCCACGGGGCTGGGCCCCGGAGCCGAGCACTGCTGCCTCACCTGGGACTGCCGCTTCCCTGCTGCTCTGTCCCCCCTGCCTCTGAAAAGCTGCTCGGGGGTGGAATTTACAGAAACCCCCCAACTTCCCAGGGTTTTCTCATTGTCTTTTTGCATCAGGACTTTGTATTGGGATATTAAAGAGATTTAACTTGGGTAACATGGCCTTGGACCTTTGGGGATTAGTCTGTGTGGGGTCTTGGGAATATGCCCTGTGCCCCCAGCCTGCCCTGAACACTAACCTCTAGGCAGGTCCACCTGTGCCCAGGTCCCTGGAGCCCTGGACAGGATGGGGGCCTCTGGCTGCCCTCAGTCTGCAGTGTGCTTCCTGAGCCAGGCCCCAGGTCCTCACCAGGCGGGACTAGGTGGCACGTGCAGGCTCAGCTCATCTGGGCCCCTGCCTTCTACCCGGGTCAGAGTTGGGCCCGTGCCCTGCCCCCAGCAATGGAGCCTCCAGCCTCAGAGGGTGGATCATCCACTGTGGGCCTTCCACCAGGACCTCCTGGCGTCTGCCAGCCTCACACCACAGAGGAAGCAAGTCTAACCCGAAGAGGAGTCCGCCCAGGCAGCGGGGAGGGGCGGCCGTTCTGGCGCTCTCCACCTCACTCTGCCACGCGCTGTGCTCCTTTGGCCCCTGGAGGAACCCAGAGCAAAGGCCCAGAGAGCATGCGCAGCCCTGCCCAGCAACACTGTAACTCAGGGCTCTTTCTAGAACCTGGCAGTATTTTATTTGCTCTTCCTCTTGTTTTTAGAACGGTCCTTATGttctcattcctctgcctctAGGACACCTCTCCCTGCCACACACACTTTCTAAAAACATTCGTCAAAGAGTATTATCCCTTTAGGTCCCATTCTAGACCTGAGGTTGTCATGAGTCCCCTTGCCTGAGGCTGGGGGTTGAAGAAAAGGATTCGGATGTACGTCACTCCCCAGGGTGCCCCCAGGTTGGCTATGACTAGACTGGCTCTGAACGGGCCTTGTGACGGGCGTGTACTGACCTCGCTGGTGAATTTTTCTCTCCCCAAGCCTGTGTAACCATTGTCAAGGAAGCCAAGGAATTGTGCACAGGCGGGTTTCAGAGGGCATGTCTGGGATCTGAGAGTCCAGAAGAGGCAGTCCAGGCCCAGCCCAGAGCCTCGGAGCAGCCCTCAGCACTCTGCAGGTGCTGGCAGGGGCCGGGCCCCGAGGTCAGGCTAGGGCTGTCCCTCCACGTCCTTCCACGCCTGCCTAGGAACTGCCCGGGCCCCACCCCACCACGACTCGCGTCCTGACCTCCCTGCAGGGGGTACATCAGCGACCCAGGTGGGCGGGGCTGCTGTCCCCCCACAGGTGAGGGCACTGTGGGACGGGCTTGGGGGGTCTCCTGAGGCCTAGTTGGGGGGGGTGTGGACAGGGCTAGACCCTGGGGCTCAATCCAGTGCTCCTGAGCTTCCCACACCCAAGGGTCTTGTCTCCAGAAGGCACATCTGCATCTAATTCTGAATCGGATGGGAAGTTAGTCCCTGCTTCCCAGGGGAATAAAGCAGTGTGTAATTGAGAAGCAAGTCTACCAACAGCCTGGGCTTGAACGCTGCCTCTTACCAGCTGTGGggtcttggacaagttatttaacttgcctgtgattccatttctgcatctataaaatgggcaaaagttGACTCCTTGAGTTAATAGGTGTTAAGTATGTAGAACAACAACCCCTTGCCCAGCCCAGGCTCTTAGTAACTAGCTAACACCCTATTTGGGGTGTGTATACAACAGACacttaagaatccgcctgcagtgcaggagacctgatttaATcgaggccagggtttgatccctgggtggggaagatcccctggagaagggaatggcaacccactccagtattcttgcctggagaatcccatggacagaggagcctggtgggctacggtctgtGGGGTCAGAGGCAGACATGAGTGAGCGGCTGACAGTCGTCACTGGTGTCCTCGGCGCCTTCCTAGGAGGAGGGGACGGCCCCCCACTCCCGTCTGGGGCAGCCCTGCCGCCTGTGCTCAGTGGCACTAAGACCGAGAGTGGAGGGCGGGGAAGCCAGTTTTATTGAGCAAAGTTCTGTGACCTGGGCCTCAGGTCTCCCCTGCAGGAGGTAGCACCCCTAGGTCTGCTCCCACGGGCCCCAGGCCCACCTGCACGCCCACCTGCAGTCTCCAGCAAGGAGGGGACCCTTATTTGGCAGGAGATGAATATGTGAGCGACTGTCGATCACAGGGAAAGGACagatggtgggaggtgggaatggACCGCCACAGGCAGTCTCTCCTGCCGAAGAGCCGCGGACAGGAGCTGCAGGGCCAGGCCTTCCTGGCCGGGCCTGCCCTGGCAGCACAGTGTCCTGAAGGCAGGGGCGGGGATGGTCAGGCTGCCGGTCTCGGGCATGGTCACTCGATCTCCAGGATGAGGTCGTCACCCTCCAGCGTCATGTCCTTAGTCACGTGGACCTTGCGGACAGTGCCCTCCACGGGCGAGGTCACTACAGTCTCCATCTTCATGGCGCTGAGCACACACAGGGGTTGGCCCTTGGTCACCTTGGCCCCTGCCGCCACCTTGATGTCTATCACCTTCCCGGGCATGGGTGCCCCAATCTGGCCCTTGACGTCCTTCAGGGCCTTGGGGTGGAAGTGCATCTCCTGCAGGCAGGGCGGACAGCACGTgaggccccagccctgcccgTCCCCACCGCCTGCCTGGCCCGGGGCAGCTGTACCTTCATGGCCTGGCTGTCCTTGACCAGGATGGACCGCAGCTGTCCGTTGAGCTCGAAGAAGACCTGCCTCTGGCCCGCCCGGTTGAGGTCACTTATGGCCAAGGCTTTGATGTGCAGCGTCTTGCCTCGCTCCAGCTCCACCTGCAGGGAGGCCGCCGGGAGGctcagagctgggggaggggaggggctggcggGGAGAGCAGCCCCTGACCCAGTCCCAGGCAGGCCGCCCACCTCCCCGGGTCTCAGCTCCGCACTTGTAAAGACCTAGCTCCCCAGTCTCTTAAGGGTACTGTGTGAACCCCCAGCTCACTAGGCCAGGGGACAGGCACATCAGAGCCCTGGCACCCTGGAAGTGCTGGGGTCCCTAGGGGTGGCCGCTGTGCAGCGCAGGTAGGTGCCAGAGCCACCGACCTCAAACTCCTCTGCAATCTTGGGTCCCTGCAGGAAGAGGCGCGTATTGAGGCTGTCCAGGGGGCCGAAGGTGGCAGTGAAGTCCTTGAAGTGGGCAAAGACGTCGGGGTACATGGCGGCTGAGAGCACGTCCTCCGGGGTCACCTCCTCCCCGTGCCGTTCTGTCAGCTCCTTCTCCAGCGCCTGCAGgtccaggggtgggagggaggctcccgGCCGGCCCTCCACCCTCGGCAGGTCTTTCAGCACCTGGGATGCAGAGTGGATGGTCAGGCCTGGTTCCCAGACGCCCTTCACTGCGCCGCCCCCCACCATGGAGCCGGGCCTTCCTGACCTTGGAGCGAAGGGGCTCTGGGAAGCCCCCGTGGGGGATGCCGATGTAGCCCTGCAGGAACTCCACCACCGAGCGGGGGAAGGACAGCTCCTCTGCCTGCGCTTCGGCCTCGGCTCGGGTCAGCCCGTTCTGCACCATGAACTGGGCCAGGTCCCCCACGATCTTGGAGGAGGGCGTCACCTGAGGAGAGGGGACCCCTGGGTTTAGGGTACCAGGCACCTTACGGAGGCCCCGCGGCAAGGGTGGGTGGGCCTGGCTCACCTTGATGAGGTCGCCCAGCATCTGGTTGGCCTCCACGTAGGCTTTCTTGACCTCCTTGAACTTGGAGCCGAGCCCCATGCTGTGCGCCTGGAAGTGCAGGTTGGTGTACTGGCCCCCTGGGATCTCGTTCTCGTACACGTCCGAGTTGCCAGACTTCATGGTGGCCGTGCAGTCAAAGGCCGCGTACAGCCCCCGGGCCCCCTCCCAGTACTCGCTGTAGTCGAACACACGCTCCAGGGGCACGCCTGCAGGGACACCAGACAGGGAGGCTCGGGTGTGCTGAGTCCCAGAGGCCCCTCCCGGGACCCCAGGCCAATCAGGCCCCATCGCAGACGTGGGTGATGGAAGGCCTGGCCTGGAGAGGCCACCCTGACCTCCAGGACGGGCAGGGCTGTGGCTGTGCCTACCTGTGTCCAGGGGCGTCCCTCGGGTACAGGCCACCAGGGCCCCCATGCTGGGCTGT of Bubalus bubalis isolate 160015118507 breed Murrah chromosome 5, NDDB_SH_1, whole genome shotgun sequence contains these proteins:
- the RCE1 gene encoding CAAX prenyl protease 2 isoform X16, with product MAALGGDGFRLLSVSRPERQPESAALGGPGPGLCCWVSVFSCLSLACSYVGSLYVWKSELPRDHPAVIKRRFTSVLVVSSLSPLCVLLWRELTGIQPGTSLLTLMGFRLEGIFPAALLPLLLTMILFLGPLMQLSMDCPCDLADGLKVVLAPRSWARCLTDMRWLRNQVIAPLTEELVFRACMLPMLAPCTGLGPAVFTCPLFFGVAHFHHIFEQLRFRQSSVGSIFLSAAFQFSYTAVFGAYTAFLFIRTGHLIGPVLCHSFCNYMGFPAVCAALEHPQRRPLLAGYALGVGLFLLLLQPLTDPKLYGSLPLCVLLERAGDSEAPLCS
- the RCE1 gene encoding CAAX prenyl protease 2 isoform X13, with the translated sequence MEGPAVAVCELLLQEALMVVWSSRSSLKADVKPRTLTTDSLVIKNFLRKIITVLPKAHQKLQSSLSVAVDSIMSIMTGSTNSTFRKTCLQMLQAADTQEFGTKLHKSFHEVTQHRFLYHCSQEVKQQLLPERNEAEQNTDEAHENSSLELLAGTGEQTENKRLKRGSQGMEQTRAFRSAGALNPSEAASRRAEPTAAPLTFSRSRTSSGSGLEGPSCSNKAALHQCPGGVKSLAPLRATLEGTYRHPGTSLLTLMGFRLEGIFPAALLPLLLTMILFLGPLMQLSMDCPCDLADGLKVVLAPRSWARCLTDMRWLRNQVIAPLTEELVFRACMLPMLAPCTGLGPAVFTCPLFFGVAHFHHIFEQLRFRQSSVGSIFLSAAFQFSYTAVFGAYTAFLFIRTGHLIGPVLCHSFCNYMGFPAVCAALEHPQRRPLLAGYALGVGLFLLLLQPLTDPKLYGSLPLCVLLERAGDSEAPLCS
- the RCE1 gene encoding CAAX prenyl protease 2 isoform X14; translated protein: MEGPAVAVCELLLQEALMVVWSSRSSLKAHQKLQSSLSVAVDSIMSIMTGSTNSTFRKTCLQMLQAADTQEFGTKLHKSFHEVTQHRFLYHCSQEVKQQLLPERNEAEQNTDEAHENSSLELLAGTGEQTENKRLKRGSQGMEQTRAFRSAGALNPSEAASRRAEPTAAPLTFSRSRTSSGSGLEGPSCSNKAALHQCPGGVKSLAPLRATLEGTYRHPGTSLLTLMGFRLEGIFPAALLPLLLTMILFLGPLMQLSMDCPCDLADGLKVVLAPRSWARCLTDMRWLRNQVIAPLTEELVFRACMLPMLAPCTGLGPAVFTCPLFFGVAHFHHIFEQLRFRQSSVGSIFLSAAFQFSYTAVFGAYTAFLFIRTGHLIGPVLCHSFCNYMGFPAVCAALEHPQRRPLLAGYALGVGLFLLLLQPLTDPKLYGSLPLCVLLERAGDSEAPLCS
- the RCE1 gene encoding CAAX prenyl protease 2 isoform X12; translated protein: MGPQGQTVLLFLFVDFYREFPGQKMELWGVHTLLSTHLRAILRESHSVVQGCIQAAVDQALEQHHQAVKAHQKLQSSLSVAVDSIMSIMTGSTNSTFRKTCLQMLQAADTQEFGTKLHKSFHEVTQHRFLYHCSQEVKQQLLPERNEAEQNTDEAHENSSLELLAGTGEQTENKRLKRGSQGMEQTRAFRSAGALNPSEAASRRAEPTAAPLTFSRSRTSSGSGLEGPSCSNKAALHQCPGGVKSLAPLRATLEGTYRHPGTSLLTLMGFRLEGIFPAALLPLLLTMILFLGPLMQLSMDCPCDLADGLKVVLAPRSWARCLTDMRWLRNQVIAPLTEELVFRACMLPMLAPCTGLGPAVFTCPLFFGVAHFHHIFEQLRFRQSSVGSIFLSAAFQFSYTAVFGAYTAFLFIRTGHLIGPVLCHSFCNYMGFPAVCAALEHPQRRPLLAGYALGVGLFLLLLQPLTDPKLYGSLPLCVLLERAGDSEAPLCS
- the RCE1 gene encoding CAAX prenyl protease 2 isoform X17 — protein: MEQTRAFRSAGALNPSEAASRRAEPTAAPLTFSRSRTSSGSGLEGPSCSNKAALHQCPGGVKSLAPLRATLEGTYRHPGTSLLTLMGFRLEGIFPAALLPLLLTMILFLGPLMQLSMDCPCDLADGLKVVLAPRSWARCLTDMRWLRNQVIAPLTEELVFRACMLPMLAPCTGLGPAVFTCPLFFGVAHFHHIFEQLRFRQSSVGSIFLSAAFQFSYTAVFGAYTAFLFIRTGHLIGPVLCHSFCNYMGFPAVCAALEHPQRRPLLAGYALGVGLFLLLLQPLTDPKLYGSLPLCVLLERAGDSEAPLCS
- the RCE1 gene encoding CAAX prenyl protease 2 isoform X15, producing MSIMTGSTNSTFRKTCLQMLQAADTQEFGTKLHKSFHEVTQHRFLYHCSQEVKQQLLPERNEAEQNTDEAHENSSLELLAGTGEQTENKRLKRGSQGMEQTRAFRSAGALNPSEAASRRAEPTAAPLTFSRSRTSSGSGLEGPSCSNKAALHQCPGGVKSLAPLRATLEGTYRHPGTSLLTLMGFRLEGIFPAALLPLLLTMILFLGPLMQLSMDCPCDLADGLKVVLAPRSWARCLTDMRWLRNQVIAPLTEELVFRACMLPMLAPCTGLGPAVFTCPLFFGVAHFHHIFEQLRFRQSSVGSIFLSAAFQFSYTAVFGAYTAFLFIRTGHLIGPVLCHSFCNYMGFPAVCAALEHPQRRPLLAGYALGVGLFLLLLQPLTDPKLYGSLPLCVLLERAGDSEAPLCS
- the RCE1 gene encoding CAAX prenyl protease 2 isoform X18 encodes the protein MGFRLEGIFPAALLPLLLTMILFLGPLMQLSMDCPCDLADGLKVVLAPRSWARCLTDMRWLRNQVIAPLTEELVFRACMLPMLAPCTGLGPAVFTCPLFFGVAHFHHIFEQLRFRQSSVGSIFLSAAFQFSYTAVFGAYTAFLFIRTGHLIGPVLCHSFCNYMGFPAVCAALEHPQRRPLLAGYALGVGLFLLLLQPLTDPKLYGSLPLCVLLERAGDSEAPLCS